One genomic window of Desulfovibrio subterraneus includes the following:
- a CDS encoding TrkH family potassium uptake protein: MRRRYLSPFILPVAAFAATILVGAVLLRHTSVLPDGLPWVDALFTATSAVCVTGLATVDTGTAFSREGHWVLLGLIQLGGLGIMTYSSLVFYLWRRRVSLTDRLAVGQALLHDPSFHLGNFLVRMVRMVLILELAGALWIYALDPEVMGPFGALFHAVSAFCNAGFSLFPDSLVRWKHSWGMNTVIMLLITLGGIGFAVIDECLRAARGVDLGRRGLSYPAKLVLSTSALLTFGGAVLVFASEMGGGTQNGSVSQTVLSSLFQSVTCRTAGFNTLDIGNMTNVSLMIMIFLMFVGGSPGSCAGGIKTTALRILWSFMGAQFRGRAQVVVAGRAVGSQNMNKTFALLITAIASVLFATLLLSVTEGGDVPHRMVRGQLMDYLFETVSAFATVGLSTGITPTLSVTGKLCLTLLMFMGRIGPIWLLTTLQQMQSETRYRWPESDVPIG, encoded by the coding sequence ATGAGAAGGAGATACTTATCCCCGTTCATCCTGCCGGTTGCAGCGTTTGCCGCTACCATTCTGGTGGGGGCGGTGCTGCTGCGCCATACCTCCGTGCTGCCGGACGGATTGCCCTGGGTGGATGCCCTGTTCACGGCCACATCGGCCGTCTGCGTGACCGGGCTTGCCACAGTGGATACCGGAACCGCCTTCAGCCGTGAGGGCCACTGGGTGTTGCTCGGGCTCATCCAGCTCGGCGGTCTGGGCATCATGACCTATTCCAGCCTTGTCTTTTATCTGTGGCGGCGCAGGGTATCCCTGACCGACCGCCTTGCCGTGGGGCAGGCGCTGCTGCACGACCCCTCGTTCCATCTGGGTAACTTCCTTGTGCGCATGGTGCGCATGGTCCTTATTCTGGAACTGGCCGGGGCGTTGTGGATATATGCGCTGGACCCTGAAGTCATGGGGCCGTTCGGTGCCTTGTTCCATGCTGTTTCCGCCTTCTGCAACGCGGGCTTTTCCCTGTTCCCCGACAGTCTTGTGCGCTGGAAACACTCGTGGGGCATGAATACCGTCATCATGCTGCTCATCACGCTGGGCGGCATCGGCTTTGCCGTCATAGATGAATGCCTCAGGGCTGCGCGCGGTGTCGATCTGGGCAGAAGAGGCCTCAGTTATCCGGCAAAGCTGGTTCTTTCCACTTCGGCATTGCTTACATTCGGCGGTGCGGTGCTGGTCTTTGCATCGGAAATGGGCGGCGGCACGCAGAACGGTTCTGTTTCGCAGACGGTTCTCAGCTCCCTGTTCCAGTCCGTCACCTGCCGTACCGCAGGATTCAACACGCTGGATATAGGCAACATGACCAATGTCTCGCTCATGATCATGATTTTTCTCATGTTCGTGGGCGGTTCGCCCGGTTCCTGCGCCGGTGGTATCAAAACCACCGCCCTGCGCATTCTGTGGTCGTTCATGGGCGCGCAGTTCCGTGGGCGGGCTCAGGTTGTGGTTGCAGGGCGTGCCGTGGGTTCGCAGAACATGAACAAGACTTTTGCCCTGCTCATCACGGCCATTGCCAGCGTGCTGTTTGCCACGCTGCTGCTTTCCGTGACCGAGGGCGGCGATGTGCCTCACCGCATGGTGCGCGGGCAGCTCATGGATTACCTGTTCGAGACTGTTTCCGCGTTCGCGACCGTGGGGCTTTCTACCGGCATTACGCCCACACTTTCCGTAACGGGCAAGTTGTGCCTGACTCTGCTCATGTTTATGGGCCGCATCGGTCCCATATGGCTGCTGACAACTCTGCAGCAGATGCAGTCCGAGACCAGATACCGCTGGCCGGAAAGCGATGTTCCCATAGGATAA
- a CDS encoding potassium channel family protein: MKKKLEVGIIGLGKFGLPLAKALVEKGHSVVGVDAGESRIRQAQGVLDHVYIADAKDSTVLHQLRFQDLDMVVVSVGSSMEASILIVFNLLEMGVKRLAVKAITPEHKKILSRLGVETIVQPEQDAALTLAHRISNPGLLDLLQLGGGVVLQELEVDKWEGKTLMDLHLTGKGIMVVAMHKPGEKDYTFVPPADKPLQRGETLAVIGYEKDVLDLEP; encoded by the coding sequence ATGAAAAAGAAGCTGGAAGTCGGAATTATCGGGCTTGGTAAATTCGGTCTGCCGCTGGCCAAGGCGCTGGTGGAGAAGGGACACTCCGTTGTGGGTGTTGATGCGGGCGAAAGCCGTATCCGTCAGGCGCAGGGTGTTCTCGACCATGTATATATAGCCGATGCCAAGGACAGCACCGTGCTGCACCAGCTGCGGTTTCAGGATCTGGACATGGTGGTGGTCAGTGTGGGCTCCAGCATGGAGGCCTCCATCCTCATCGTGTTCAACCTGCTGGAAATGGGCGTGAAGCGCCTTGCTGTGAAGGCCATTACTCCGGAGCACAAGAAGATTCTTTCCCGCCTCGGGGTGGAGACCATTGTGCAGCCCGAGCAGGATGCGGCGCTTACGCTGGCGCACCGCATATCCAACCCCGGCCTGCTGGATCTGCTGCAGCTTGGCGGCGGCGTGGTGCTGCAGGAGCTTGAGGTGGACAAGTGGGAAGGCAAAACCCTCATGGATCTGCACCTCACCGGCAAGGGCATCATGGTTGTGGCCATGCACAAGCCCGGCGAGAAGGACTATACGTTCGTACCTCCTGCGGACAAGCCCTTGCAGCGCGGCGAAACCCTTGCCGTCATCGGCTACGAAAAGGATGTGCTGGACCTTGAACCCTGA
- a CDS encoding glycosyltransferase family 9 protein: MNTLICNLTRFGDLLQTQPVISGYARAGRRVGLVCLDNFAGATALLRDVDAVYPLSGGGLLAALDRNWRDALGSLWLWGEGPARSFAPDVVLNLTATTSVRLLASHLASRSSGQVPSECASGQDVSGDAAAAHGAGLRGFGLDSFGFSVNSDPWSTFLQASTRLRGCSPFNLVDLYLMAAGLGDGERRYELRAPEADSLAEADALLCEAASSEDVRGYVAFQLGASEDRRRWPLKHFAELGDRLWREERLLPVLLGAGNEAHLAGRYAQMASAPHANFIGRTTLPVLAALLTRMRLLITNDTGTMHLAAGLGVPVLAVFLATAQPWDTGPYAEGSCTLEPDMDCHPCPFGKPCPNELACRGRITAETVCALARHWLHSGAWAVPAELGTGQGQSGCGARVWRSCRDDGGFMDLVSLSGHEDTDRTRWVRQQRYFYRQFLDREPAAQLAAVGIRSVIGLAESESLSPELRATAVAELAASVQLLHLLAEQGRVLAVRATETTKQRFLGTWQRLQTLWDNSRLLNVLGYLWMCESQEAGSDLATVLVLAEQYKVLVATWHDSLFSQQDSGEQGSGEQDLGA; this comes from the coding sequence ATGAATACGCTTATCTGCAATCTTACCCGTTTTGGCGATCTGCTGCAGACCCAGCCGGTCATATCCGGTTATGCGCGGGCGGGGCGTCGTGTGGGGCTGGTGTGTCTGGACAATTTTGCCGGAGCCACGGCCCTGCTCAGGGACGTGGACGCGGTGTACCCCCTGTCGGGCGGCGGCCTGCTGGCCGCGCTGGACAGAAACTGGCGCGATGCGCTGGGCAGCCTGTGGCTGTGGGGTGAAGGTCCGGCCCGTTCCTTTGCGCCGGATGTGGTGCTGAACCTGACGGCCACGACCAGCGTTCGACTGCTGGCATCACACCTTGCCTCGCGCAGCAGCGGTCAGGTTCCGTCCGAATGTGCATCCGGTCAGGATGTGTCCGGCGACGCGGCGGCTGCACATGGCGCGGGTCTGCGCGGATTCGGGTTGGATTCCTTCGGCTTCAGCGTGAACAGCGATCCGTGGAGCACCTTTTTGCAGGCATCCACACGCCTGCGAGGCTGCAGCCCCTTTAATCTGGTGGACCTGTATCTCATGGCGGCCGGTCTGGGCGATGGCGAACGCCGGTACGAGCTGCGAGCGCCGGAAGCGGACAGTCTGGCAGAAGCCGATGCCTTGCTGTGCGAAGCGGCTTCCAGCGAGGACGTCAGGGGCTATGTGGCCTTCCAGCTGGGCGCAAGCGAAGATCGCAGGCGCTGGCCGCTGAAGCATTTTGCCGAACTCGGCGACAGGCTGTGGCGCGAAGAAAGGCTTCTGCCCGTGTTGCTCGGTGCAGGGAACGAAGCACATCTTGCCGGACGCTATGCGCAGATGGCATCTGCACCCCATGCAAATTTCATAGGCCGCACCACGCTGCCCGTGCTGGCCGCACTGCTCACCCGCATGCGTCTGCTCATTACCAACGACACAGGCACCATGCACCTTGCCGCCGGTCTTGGCGTGCCTGTTCTGGCGGTATTTCTGGCAACGGCCCAGCCGTGGGACACCGGCCCGTATGCCGAGGGCAGCTGCACGCTGGAGCCGGATATGGACTGCCATCCCTGCCCCTTCGGCAAACCCTGCCCCAACGAGCTTGCCTGCCGCGGGCGTATTACGGCCGAAACTGTGTGTGCGCTTGCCCGCCATTGGCTGCACAGCGGCGCATGGGCTGTTCCTGCGGAACTCGGAACAGGGCAGGGGCAATCCGGCTGCGGGGCGCGCGTGTGGCGATCGTGCAGGGATGACGGGGGCTTCATGGACCTTGTGTCTCTTTCCGGTCACGAGGATACCGACCGCACCCGCTGGGTGCGGCAGCAGCGGTATTTCTATCGTCAATTTCTTGACCGTGAACCGGCGGCACAGCTTGCCGCTGTAGGCATCCGTTCCGTTATCGGGCTGGCGGAAAGTGAATCTCTTTCGCCAGAACTGCGCGCAACGGCTGTTGCCGAACTTGCCGCTTCCGTCCAGCTTCTGCACCTGCTTGCGGAGCAGGGCAGGGTGCTCGCCGTGCGGGCGACGGAAACTACCAAACAGCGTTTTCTGGGTACATGGCAGCGGCTGCAAACCCTGTGGGACAACAGCAGATTGCTGAATGTGCTCGGTTATTTGTGGATGTGCGAATCGCAGGAGGCGGGCAGCGACCTTGCAACCGTGCTGGTGCTGGCGGAGCAGTACAAGGTGCTGGTTGCCACATGGCATGACAGCCTTTTTTCGCAGCAGGATTCAGGGGAACAAGGTTCAGGGGAGCAAGATTTGGGGGCATGA